The following are encoded together in the Bacillus cereus group sp. RP43 genome:
- a CDS encoding heavy metal-binding domain-containing protein, translating to MIVTTTSTIQGKEIIEYIDIVNGEAIMGANIVRDLFASVRDVVGGRAGAYESKLKEARDIAMEEMKTLARQKNANAIVGIDVDYEVVREGMLMVAVSGTAVRI from the coding sequence ATGATTGTAACAACAACGTCTACAATTCAAGGAAAAGAAATTATTGAGTATATCGATATCGTGAATGGAGAAGCGATTATGGGTGCGAATATCGTTCGTGACCTTTTTGCCTCTGTCCGTGACGTTGTCGGCGGTCGTGCTGGCGCTTATGAAAGCAAGTTAAAAGAAGCGCGCGACATTGCAATGGAAGAGATGAAAACTCTCGCAAGACAAAAAAATGCGAATGCCATTGTTGGTATCGACGTGGACTACGAAGTAGTTCGCGAAGGGATGCTAATGGTTGCAGTAAGTGGGACTGCTGTCCGTATATAA
- the abc-f gene encoding ribosomal protection-like ABC-F family protein, whose protein sequence is MTILFARNIEKSFGDRTLFTLPSLEIQANDRIGIVGVNGAGKSTLLQILSKEIEADQGTVTHHSSVSIIPQLSEALPDTASSLAKGKWSISNVADSMSGGERMRLKIAHALEQDAGILFADEPTSHLDMLGTEQLEKALLSYKGALVLISHDRDFLNAICTKIIEIEDGTIQEYKGNYSNYRKQKERERIQKQAEYEQYINEKNRLEQSILQRKQRASSMTKVPTRFSSSESKLYKLSGAHGQENVSKAAKALETRLEKLEKKEKPKDFSQAQFDLQYHTPIHSKAIVQFNNTTKKICDRTLFKNMNGTIAPGAKLAIVGANGSGKTTLFNMILANERGIQLSKSCKIGYFEQTLSILNTDKTILENVLEETNYTESFVRTILARLLFRREDVHKPVHVLSGGERMKVALAKVFLGNYNMLLLDEPTNYLDLTTQEELESMLQEYPGTILFISHDRAFIRSVADHILQVDESKPKIFHGNYEQYTKRTTQASVNVTEQELLRLQTKLTEVISRISIPNHHNDITFLEKEYEKLLVQIQQCKEVL, encoded by the coding sequence ATGACCATTTTATTCGCACGTAATATTGAAAAGAGCTTTGGTGATCGCACCCTATTTACGTTACCATCACTGGAAATTCAAGCAAACGATCGTATAGGAATTGTTGGAGTCAACGGAGCTGGAAAATCTACGTTATTACAAATATTAAGTAAAGAAATAGAGGCTGACCAAGGCACAGTAACTCATCATAGTTCTGTCTCCATCATTCCTCAGCTTAGCGAGGCACTACCGGACACCGCTTCTTCTCTTGCAAAAGGAAAATGGAGTATTTCAAACGTTGCTGACTCAATGAGCGGCGGGGAACGAATGCGCCTAAAGATTGCCCATGCCCTCGAACAAGATGCAGGCATTCTATTTGCTGATGAACCAACAAGTCACTTAGATATGCTCGGTACAGAGCAATTAGAAAAGGCACTTTTATCTTATAAAGGTGCACTAGTTTTAATATCACATGATCGCGATTTCCTAAATGCCATATGTACCAAAATCATCGAAATTGAAGATGGTACTATTCAAGAATATAAAGGGAATTATTCAAACTATCGAAAACAAAAAGAACGTGAGCGAATACAAAAACAAGCGGAATATGAGCAATATATAAACGAAAAAAATCGTTTAGAGCAATCAATTTTACAAAGAAAGCAACGTGCTTCTAGCATGACAAAAGTCCCAACGCGGTTCAGTTCATCTGAATCTAAACTTTATAAATTAAGTGGTGCACACGGTCAAGAAAATGTTAGCAAAGCAGCGAAAGCGTTAGAGACACGTCTTGAAAAATTGGAAAAGAAAGAAAAACCGAAAGATTTTTCTCAAGCTCAGTTTGATCTGCAATATCATACACCCATTCATAGTAAAGCGATTGTTCAGTTTAATAACACAACGAAGAAAATATGCGACCGCACACTATTTAAAAATATGAACGGGACAATCGCCCCTGGTGCAAAGCTTGCTATTGTAGGAGCAAATGGAAGTGGAAAAACAACTTTGTTCAACATGATTCTTGCAAATGAACGTGGTATCCAACTTTCAAAGAGTTGTAAAATCGGATACTTTGAACAAACATTATCTATTTTAAACACAGATAAAACAATTTTAGAAAATGTTCTAGAAGAAACGAACTATACTGAATCGTTCGTTCGAACAATACTTGCAAGGCTCCTTTTCCGCCGTGAAGATGTTCATAAACCCGTACACGTCTTAAGTGGTGGAGAACGAATGAAGGTTGCACTCGCAAAAGTATTTTTAGGGAATTATAATATGCTGCTACTCGACGAGCCGACGAACTATTTAGATTTAACAACACAGGAAGAATTAGAAAGCATGTTACAAGAGTATCCTGGCACTATACTTTTCATTAGCCATGACCGTGCCTTTATTCGTTCTGTTGCAGACCATATTCTACAAGTAGATGAGAGCAAACCAAAAATATTCCATGGCAATTACGAGCAATATACAAAAAGAACCACCCAAGCTTCTGTAAACGTTACTGAACAAGAATTATTGCGATTACAAACAAAATTAACAGAAGTCATCAGCCGGATTTCTATACCCAATCATCACAATGACATCACATTTCTTGAAAAAGAATATGAAAAATTATTAGTTCAAATTCAGCAGTGTAAAGAAGTGCTCTAA
- a CDS encoding flavodoxin family protein, which translates to MFVIHGSSRQNGNTEALTYMMIDGMKAEQIYLRDHTIYPITDQRHDAEGFQSVNDDYGQLIERMLEHDTIIFATPLYWYGMSGHMKNFVDRWSQSLRDTSLHFKEKMKGKKMYVVIVGGDSPKLKALPLIAQFQYIFDFVGSSFEGYIIGDANGLDEIKNDAEALSKAQLYNNKFKNSTQK; encoded by the coding sequence ATGTTTGTCATACACGGCAGTTCAAGACAAAATGGGAATACGGAAGCCTTAACCTATATGATGATTGATGGAATGAAAGCAGAACAAATTTACTTGCGTGACCATACCATTTATCCTATTACAGACCAACGTCATGATGCAGAAGGATTTCAATCTGTAAATGATGACTATGGGCAGTTAATTGAGCGTATGCTAGAGCACGACACGATTATCTTTGCTACGCCACTATACTGGTACGGAATGAGCGGCCACATGAAGAACTTCGTTGATCGCTGGTCACAAAGCTTGCGTGATACATCTCTTCATTTCAAAGAGAAAATGAAAGGTAAAAAAATGTACGTTGTCATCGTTGGCGGAGACAGTCCAAAACTGAAAGCATTGCCGCTTATCGCCCAGTTCCAATATATCTTTGATTTTGTTGGTTCATCATTTGAAGGGTATATTATTGGGGATGCGAATGGATTGGATGAAATCAAGAACGATGCTGAGGCGCTGTCAAAAGCACAATTGTATAATAATAAATTCAAAAATAGCACACAGAAATAA
- a CDS encoding MerR family transcriptional regulator, translating into MRIGELSKETGVSERALRHYEEKGLLPSNRLTNGYRDFDKSAIKKVELIQMYLQLGLNLEETTRMLRCLEIEPHLYENPCSSILALYEDKLNEVTRQISLLSNIQANLQKHVSLLKQTKEKE; encoded by the coding sequence GTGCGAATTGGAGAGTTATCAAAAGAAACTGGGGTTAGCGAAAGAGCACTAAGACATTATGAAGAAAAGGGATTGCTCCCTTCAAATCGCCTCACAAACGGCTATCGTGATTTCGATAAAAGTGCCATTAAAAAAGTAGAGCTTATCCAAATGTATTTACAGCTCGGCCTAAATTTAGAAGAGACAACAAGGATGCTGCGCTGCCTTGAAATCGAGCCACACCTGTACGAAAATCCGTGCAGTAGTATCCTTGCGCTTTACGAAGACAAACTCAATGAAGTAACAAGGCAAATCTCATTACTTTCCAACATTCAAGCGAATTTGCAAAAACACGTTTCACTCCTAAAACAAACAAAAGAAAAGGAATGA
- a CDS encoding LysR family transcriptional regulator, with product MNVDILKIFVTVVEQKHFSRAAELLNLSQPGVSMHIRNLENEFGTTLIQRSPKHVQVTEAGNILYIHAKQMLSLYEDAKQEINELHNVVTGTLRIGASFTIGEYLLPKILARFANENTHVEVHTFISNTEEVLQSLRSNQIDIGLVEGQVVYADVDVETFMQDEMKLVVPPNHPLLHIEGINENTLQDQVWVLRESGSGTRAYSDRFIHQHHLKMKRFFTFSSIQSVKEAVAAGLGIAILSDWTVRKELLAKELFHVEVPNEQLIRPFSIVRGKYFIPSKAIQVFLNHVDSFAKKQS from the coding sequence ATGAACGTCGACATTTTGAAAATCTTTGTGACTGTCGTTGAACAAAAACATTTCTCTCGTGCAGCAGAACTTTTAAACCTTTCACAACCCGGTGTAAGCATGCACATTCGCAACCTGGAAAATGAATTTGGAACTACACTCATTCAGCGCTCCCCAAAGCACGTCCAAGTTACAGAAGCAGGAAACATATTATACATACACGCAAAGCAAATGCTCTCTCTTTACGAAGATGCCAAACAAGAAATTAATGAACTACATAACGTTGTAACAGGGACGCTCCGCATTGGCGCTAGCTTTACAATTGGCGAATACTTACTTCCGAAAATACTTGCGCGCTTTGCCAATGAAAATACACACGTCGAGGTTCATACCTTTATCTCCAATACGGAAGAAGTTTTGCAAAGCCTCCGCTCTAATCAAATTGATATCGGCTTAGTGGAAGGCCAAGTCGTATACGCTGACGTAGATGTTGAAACGTTTATGCAAGATGAAATGAAGCTCGTCGTCCCTCCAAATCATCCATTGCTCCATATCGAGGGAATTAACGAAAATACATTGCAAGATCAAGTCTGGGTATTAAGGGAAAGCGGTTCTGGCACACGTGCCTATAGCGATCGCTTTATACACCAACATCATTTGAAAATGAAACGCTTCTTTACATTCAGCAGTATTCAAAGTGTAAAGGAAGCCGTCGCTGCCGGGCTCGGCATCGCTATCCTTTCAGACTGGACTGTGCGGAAAGAGCTACTTGCAAAAGAGCTATTCCACGTCGAAGTTCCAAATGAACAACTAATCCGCCCATTCTCCATCGTGCGCGGCAAATATTTTATTCCATCTAAAGCTATTCAAGTGTTCTTAAATCATGTGGATTCTTTTGCGAAAAAACAGAGTTGA
- a CDS encoding YeiH family protein — MEQTLVIQKKKGFGFSQGIGITLLIAIAAKYLAELPFLNIMGQLVIAILIGMVWRAAIGIPQEAIAGTNFASKKLLRFGIILLGMRLNLVDIAKAGPKVLVIAAVVITFTIFVVYGLTKVFKVEKKLGILTACGTAICGAAAVVAIAPQVKAKDEETAVGAAIIAILGTIFTLIYTLLYPVLGLSPYGYGVFSGATLHEIAHVIAAAAPGGSTAVDIAVIVKLTRVAMLVPVAILIGLWFGKSEGSKEKRSWRDLPIPWFIFGFLAMSAVHSLGIIPEVVAGYIVVIAYMLIAMAMAGLGLNVEFKTFRKLGSRAFVAGLIGSVCLSVLGYVLVYALGFM, encoded by the coding sequence GTGGAACAAACACTTGTTATACAAAAGAAGAAGGGCTTTGGATTTTCGCAAGGTATTGGGATTACGTTATTAATCGCAATCGCCGCGAAATATTTAGCAGAGCTTCCATTTTTAAATATTATGGGACAATTAGTAATCGCTATTCTAATCGGGATGGTTTGGCGCGCAGCAATCGGGATTCCTCAAGAAGCGATAGCGGGAACGAACTTTGCGAGTAAGAAGTTGCTTCGCTTCGGGATCATTTTACTTGGAATGCGATTAAATCTTGTTGATATTGCAAAGGCGGGGCCGAAAGTATTGGTCATCGCAGCGGTTGTTATTACATTTACCATTTTTGTTGTATATGGACTAACGAAAGTATTTAAAGTAGAAAAGAAACTTGGGATTTTAACAGCATGCGGGACGGCAATTTGCGGTGCGGCAGCGGTTGTGGCAATTGCACCGCAAGTGAAAGCGAAAGATGAAGAAACGGCAGTTGGGGCAGCGATTATTGCAATTTTAGGTACAATATTTACACTTATTTATACATTATTATATCCAGTGCTTGGCTTATCTCCGTACGGTTACGGTGTATTCTCGGGAGCGACGCTGCATGAAATTGCTCACGTAATTGCGGCTGCGGCGCCAGGCGGTAGCACCGCTGTAGACATCGCAGTTATTGTGAAATTAACGCGCGTAGCGATGCTTGTGCCAGTAGCGATTTTAATTGGATTATGGTTTGGTAAGAGCGAGGGAAGCAAGGAAAAAAGATCGTGGCGCGACCTTCCAATTCCTTGGTTCATCTTCGGATTTTTAGCAATGAGTGCGGTGCATTCGCTTGGGATTATCCCAGAAGTTGTTGCCGGATATATTGTAGTAATTGCGTACATGCTTATTGCAATGGCGATGGCAGGGCTAGGTTTAAATGTAGAGTTTAAAACGTTCCGCAAATTAGGAAGTAGGGCATTTGTGGCAGGATTAATTGGCTCGGTTTGCCTTTCGGTACTTGGGTACGTTCTTGTATATGCATTGGGATTTATGTAG
- a CDS encoding helix-turn-helix transcriptional regulator has protein sequence MGVKNKIKELRKQHHITQIEMAKAMQVTRQTIVAIENHHYNPSLELSLKIAKYFGMKVEEIFTLE, from the coding sequence ATGGGTGTGAAAAATAAAATTAAAGAATTACGAAAACAACATCATATAACGCAAATTGAAATGGCAAAGGCGATGCAGGTGACGCGTCAGACGATCGTGGCGATTGAGAACCATCACTACAACCCGAGTCTAGAGTTATCCCTAAAAATCGCCAAATATTTTGGAATGAAGGTAGAGGAAATATTTACGTTGGAGTAA
- a CDS encoding MerR family transcriptional regulator gives MELISIQELTRETGVTVRTLRYYDQIDLLKPSGKTDGGHRLYSERDVVRLQQILFLKEMGFSLKEITNMLVKGEINSKDSLEKQLRFVQEEQKKFNRMERVLQAVVYSVDVEGELDWKVMFELIQLSKQSPRIREIFQNELFSKEEQDLLHNLPNMSEEDPNVLEWVDLLKQLSNFMKDGKEASCDEVQEATKKLMQKCLEMANGDEAFLDKLWEVRKSKEDSQKMSMYPIEEELLVYMDEAFRIYDERERNK, from the coding sequence ATGGAGTTGATTTCAATTCAAGAACTAACGAGGGAAACAGGGGTTACAGTAAGGACGTTACGTTATTATGATCAAATCGATTTATTAAAGCCGAGTGGGAAAACTGATGGAGGACATCGGTTATATAGTGAGAGAGATGTTGTTCGTTTGCAGCAAATTTTATTTTTAAAAGAAATGGGTTTTTCATTAAAAGAGATTACGAATATGTTAGTAAAAGGTGAGATTAATTCAAAAGACTCGCTTGAAAAACAACTTAGATTTGTACAGGAAGAACAAAAGAAATTCAATCGAATGGAGCGTGTTTTACAAGCCGTTGTGTATTCGGTAGATGTGGAGGGAGAACTGGATTGGAAAGTTATGTTTGAACTCATTCAGCTTTCGAAACAGTCTCCTCGTATACGTGAAATATTCCAAAATGAATTGTTTTCAAAGGAAGAGCAAGATTTACTTCATAATTTGCCAAATATGAGTGAGGAAGATCCGAATGTGTTAGAGTGGGTAGATTTATTAAAGCAATTAAGTAATTTTATGAAAGACGGTAAGGAAGCATCGTGTGATGAAGTACAAGAGGCAACGAAGAAATTAATGCAGAAGTGTTTAGAGATGGCTAATGGTGATGAAGCATTTTTAGATAAATTGTGGGAAGTAAGAAAGTCAAAAGAAGATTCACAGAAAATGAGTATGTATCCAATTGAGGAAGAGCTTCTAGTATATATGGATGAGGCTTTTCGTATATATGATGAAAGGGAGAGGAATAAATGA
- a CDS encoding DUF4362 domain-containing protein, giving the protein MIIGKKTGFICLFLLSLVACSQPNSAIDKKNDVVAKGAEISNLDKFEKFVWNVEQGKVDKIRIVQYTHEGDPIFQMLEHSGTDILHVLDNRQDQFAGNHTGIYEDSCKRIVKEQCELETAYRLIDCTNENGRNGYDLLYVLKK; this is encoded by the coding sequence ATAATAATAGGAAAAAAAACAGGTTTTATATGCTTATTTCTCCTTAGTTTAGTAGCATGTTCACAACCTAACAGTGCAATTGATAAGAAGAATGATGTCGTTGCAAAGGGGGCAGAAATTTCTAATCTAGATAAATTCGAGAAGTTCGTTTGGAATGTGGAACAAGGGAAAGTTGATAAAATAAGAATTGTACAGTATACACATGAAGGTGACCCGATTTTTCAAATGTTAGAGCATAGTGGGACAGATATACTTCATGTGTTAGACAATAGGCAAGATCAATTTGCTGGTAATCATACAGGTATATATGAAGATAGTTGTAAAAGGATTGTTAAAGAGCAATGTGAATTAGAAACGGCATATAGGTTAATAGATTGTACGAATGAAAATGGGCGCAATGGATATGACTTATTATATGTACTTAAAAAATAG